A region from the Salvia splendens isolate huo1 chromosome 15, SspV2, whole genome shotgun sequence genome encodes:
- the LOC121768015 gene encoding phosphatidylinositol 3,4,5-trisphosphate 3-phosphatase and protein-tyrosine-phosphatase PTEN1-like, whose amino-acid sequence MGLELSKKGQKSPESKMNMVVRCLWKNYIRNLVSKKRRRMLVAGYDLDMTYITDRILAMSFPAERMRAMYRNPLWQVKSALDASHHDHYKVYNLCIEEDYDPLHFNGCVERFPFDDNHVPPLTMVKEFCENVHAWLASDPKNIAVVHCMAGKGRTGLMVSCYLVYTGMPADKALHLYAERRTTNNEGVSIPSQRRYVGYWEKAMSQARGMDLASSPYVNLPQPCTRELQHIRLYDTAGISQVFVVVSELQEKPEQRYRPSVEVSKTCCRRIGTDNEKSYESRYYYSFVEGNDEKKDEEPRLVVQMDTESSIIYKKTCLGHHYEKPLPLTGDVRIIFYEKLIGGRLFYVCFNTAFITGSLLQFSVSDLDKVGQKGRSICGPSFCLELFFGPSSNASCSMPAIANVDEIQLCG is encoded by the exons ATGGGGTTGGAGTTGTCAAAGAAAGGGCAGAAAAGCCCAGAAAGCAAGATGAATATGGTGGTGAGGTGTCTTTGGAAGAACTACATTCGCAATCTTGTGTCGAAGAAGAGGCGGCGGATGCTCGTTGCTGGCTATGATCTCGACATGACCTACATCACCGATCGTATCCTCGCCATGTCCTTCCCCGCCGAGCGCATGCGTGCCATGTACCGCAACCCTCTCTGGCAG GTTAAGTCTGCGCTCGACGCGAGCCACCATGACCACTATAAGGTGTACAACTTGTGCATAGAGGAGGACTATGACCCTTTGCATTTCAATGGATGTGTGGAGAGATTCCCATTTGATGACAACCATGTCCCACCACTAACAATGGTCAaggaattttgtgaaaatgtccATGCTTGGCTAGCAAGTGATCCTAAAAACATTGCAGTTGTGCACTGCATGGCCGGAAAAGGTCGAACCGGCTTGATGGTTTCCTGTTACCTTGTCTACACTGGCATGCCGGCCGACAAGGCCTTACACTTATACGCCGAGAGGCGGACCACCAACAATGAAGGA GTATCGATACCCAGCCAACGCCGTTACGTTGGATACTGGGAGAAAGCAATGTCCCAAGCTCGGGGAATGGATCTTGCTTCTTCTCCATATGTAAATCTGCCTCAGCCATGCACTAGAGAGCTGCAGCACATCCGCCTCTACGACACCGCCGGCATCAGCCAGGTGTTTGTCGTCGTGTCGGAGCTCCAAGAG AAACCAGAGCAGCGCTATCGGCCTTCGGTTGAAGTCTCGAAAACATGTTGTAGGAGGATCGGAACAGATAACGAGAAGTCATACGAGTCCCGATACTACTACTCGTTCGTGGAGGGTAACGACGAGAAGAAGGATGAGGAGCCGCGCTTGGTTGTCCAGATGGACACCGAAAGCTCCATTATCTACAAGAAGACCTGTCTCGGCCATCACTACGAGAAGCCACTGCCA TTGACTGGAGACGTGCGCATAATTTTCTACGAGAAGCTGATCGGGGGGCGCCTCTTCTACGTGTGCTTCAACACGGCCTTCATAACGGGAAGTCTGCTTCAGTTCTCGGTTAGCGATTTGGACAAAGTAGGGCAGAAGGGGCGCTCGATCTGCGGCCCTTCGTTCTGCTTGGAGTTGTTCTTCGGTCCGTCGTCAAATGCCAGCTGTTCGATGCCTGCGATCGCAAACGTTGACGAGATTCAGTTATGTGGATGA
- the LOC121767552 gene encoding uncharacterized protein LOC121767552, producing the protein MWNFASNCLAGTRGLKNDVLKPTQNLMDCSDDEASSHTSREEGLECPICWESFNLVENIPYVLWCGHTLCKNCILGLQFAVVKFPTLPLQLPLFISCPWCNLLSLRLVYRGNLKFPRKNFFLLWMLESMNGDRVNPHSTNCGDHQGICPSSTRSLGSSVGNTERSTNHFHVLEQSGSSLDGSQFNSYHPLERLHLSLRKSLVFFIHLTAKFPLVIFFLLIILYVIPASAAILALYIVITVLFALPSFLILYFAYPSLDWLVREIVT; encoded by the coding sequence ATGTGGAATTTTGCATCCAACTGTCTGGCTGGAACTAGAGGGCTCAAGAATGATGTACTGAAACCGACACAAAATTTAATGGATTGCTCTGATGACGAAGCTTCTTCCCATACTAGCAGAGAGGAAGGTTTGGAATGTCCGATATGCTGGGAATCTTTTAACCTTGTTGAAAATATACCATATGTTTTGTGGTGCGGGCACACACTATGCAAAAACTGCATCCTAGGATTACAGTTTGCTGTTGTGAAATTTCCCACTCTgcctcttcagctcccactctTTATATCCTGCCCCTGGTGCAACCTCTTATCACTTCGTCTAGTTTATAGGGGGAACCTGAAATTTCCTCGTAAGAACTTCTTCCTTCTGTGGATGCTCGAGAGCATGAACGGTGATAGAGTGAACCCTCACTCCACCAACTGTGGGGATCATCAGGGTATTTGTCCATCGAGCACTAGATCACTAGGAAGCTCAGTTGGGAATACAGAGAGAAGCACCAACCATTTCCATGTTTTGGAACAATCAGGGTCAAGTCTTGATGGAAGTCAGTTCAACAGCTATCATCCCTTGGAAAGGCTGCATTTGTCCCTCAGAAAGTCCCTCGTTTTCTTCATTCATCTGACGGCCAAATTCCCCCTAGTCATCTTTTTCCTTCTCATCATATTGTACGTAATACCAGCCAGTGCCGCCATCTTAGCCCTGTACATAGTCATCACAGTCCTCTTCGCCCTTCCATCTTTCCTCATTCTGTACTTTGCTTATCCGAGCTTGGATTGGCTTGTGAGAGAGATCGTCACTTGA
- the LOC121769519 gene encoding uncharacterized protein LOC121769519, producing the protein MAAAFAVPLPKSSQLASRELNSAFLSCSPLKGLCIQTKSRRSKNRSELSLVVSAASGGGEGRFYFNFTGFPFPLGPFLNRQTLRYEAVKDAIWLFEQEQALGFSSVSTNIRMTVIKLKSGGLWVHAPIAPTKECIQLVKELGAPVEYIVLPTFAYEHKIFVGPFSRQFPQAQVWVAPRQWSWPLNLPLEFFGIFRARILVDEDLSTPWADEIEQKVLSSPEVGIGPYVEVAFYHKRTKTLLVTDAVIYVPRQPPECISKESLLSSAKNGLAVKILSKGREVPEEPVVDNNMNRQKGWERMVLQILFLGPSNLLEPNASFSQMSQKLIVSPIVKTLVFSKVPEKVRDWIDRISRDWKFKRIISAHFAGPINASRSDFLAAFGFLDDLLGESYVTRPSLAMLFTSLLGKASSYFPPDDMRTLSSLDQFLVSVGAVKKTVSGRKK; encoded by the exons ATGGCGGCGGCGTTTGCTGTTCCGTTACCCAAATCTTCTCAATTGGCCTCTCGAGAACTCAATTCCGCCTTCCTCAGCTGCTCCCCGTTGAAGGGCCTCTGTATTCAGACCAAATCCAGAAGAAGCAAAAATCGCTCTGAACTAAGTTTGGTGGTCTCTGCCGCCTCTGGCGGCGGAGAAGGAAGGTTTTATTTCAACTTTACTGGATTCCCGTTCCCCCTCGGTCCCTTTCTCAACCGCCAAACATTGAGATACGAG GCTGTGAAAGATGCAATATGGTTGTTTGAACAAGAGCAAGCACTTGGTTTCAGCAGCGTCTCAACGAACATTCGTATGACTGTCATCAAGCTCAAATCCGGTGGATTATGGGTTCATGCCCCTATTGCTCCAACAAAAGAGTGCATTCAA CTAGTGAAAGAGTTAGGTGCACCTGTGGAATATATAGTCCTTCCCACGTTTGCATACGAGCATAAGATATTTGTTGGCCCATTTTCAAGGCAGTTCCCTCAAGCTCAGGTGTGGGTGGCGCCTAGGCAGTGGAGCTGGCCACTAAACTTGCCCCTCGAGTTTTTTGGGATTTTTCGTGCCAGAATATTGGTAGATGAGGATTTGTCAACCCCGTGGGCTGATGAAATCGAGCAGAAAGTTTTAAGCTCCCCTGAAGTTG GAATCGGGCCGTATGTTGAGGTGGCATTCTATCACAAGCGCACAAAGACGCTGCTGGTTACAGATGCTGTGATATATGTTCCCAGACAGCCACCGGAATGTATTAGCAAGGAGTCATTGCTATCATCCGCTAAGAATGGTTTGGCTGTCAAGATTCTTAGTAAGGGAAGAGAAGTACCCGAGGAGCCAGTTGTTGACAACAATATGAACAGACAGAAAG GATGGGAAAGAATGGTCCTCCAGATCTTATTTCTTGGCCCCTCAAATCTGTTGGAGCCGAATGCTAGCTTCTCTCAAATGTCACAGAAGCTTATCGTCTCACCTATCGTAAAAACTCTAGTCTTCAGCAAAGTTCCTGAAAAG GTTAGAGATTGGATAGATAGAATTTCGAGGGACTGGAAGTTCAAGAGGATAATCTCAGCGCATTTTGCTGGCCCGATTAATGCAAGCAGATCCGACTTCTTAGCTGCATTTGGATTTCTTGATGATCTCTTGGGTGAAAGCTATGTTACACGGCCTTCGCTTGCCATGCTCTTCACATCACTCTTGGGTAAGGCCTCCAGTTATTTCCCTCCAGACGACATGAGGACCCTATCATCTCTTGACCAGTTCTTGGTCTCAGTCGGGGCTGTGAAGAAGACCGTCTCAGGCCGCAAAAAATGA
- the LOC121767415 gene encoding probable ubiquitin conjugation factor E4 translates to MAMPKPSKTPAEIEDIILRKIFLVSLVDSMENDSRVVYLEMTAAEIMSEGKELRLSRELMERVVIDRLSGSFPTAEPPFQYLVNSYRRAYEEGKKITSMKDKNVRSEMELAVKQAKKLAVSYCRIHLGNPDMFPNHDKNKSSVSPLLPLIFAEVGGNLDDFGGRSSGAASPPGFIEEFFRDADYDSIEPVMKQLYEDLRGSVLKVSALGNFQQPLRALLLLVNYPVGAKALVSHPWWIPKSVYLNGRVMEMTSILGPFFHVSALPDHAIFKSDPDIGQQCFSEASTRRPADLLSSFTTIKTVMTGLYDGLAEVLMCLLKNTNTRENVLEYLAEVINKNSSRGHLQVDPLSCASSGMFVNLSAVMLRLCEPFLDANMSKRDKIDPKYVFYSNRLELSGLTALHASSEEVSQWFEDNSAKVDTSTNAGDGQNRVIRSQDASSSSSSANTPSLQNNKPVNISGEKTKYPFICECFFMTARVLNLGLLKAFSDFKHLVQDISRCEDTLSSFKALQEQAPSPQLQQDISRLEKEIELYTQEKFCYEAQILRDGTLLQRALSYYRLMVIWLVGLVGGFKMPLSPTCPKEFACMPEHFVEDAMELLIFASRIPRALDGVMLDDFMNFIIMFMASPEYIRNPYLRSKMVEVLNCWMPRRSGSKATETLFEGHQLSLEYLVKNLLKLYVDIEFTGSHTQFYDKFNIRHNIAELLEYLWQVPSHRNVWRRIAKEEEKGIYLNFLNFLINDSIYLLDESLNKILELKELEAEMSNTVEWESRPAQERQERTRLFHSQENIIRIDMKLANEDVSMLAFTSEQIISPFLLPEMVERVASMLNYFLLQLVGPQRKSLSLKDPEKYEFRPKLLLKQIVTIYVNLARGDKENIFPAAITRDGRSYNEQLFDAASDVLRKIGEDARIIQEFVELGTKTRVAAVEAKDAEAALGDIPDEFLDPIQYTLMKDPVILPSSRVIVDRPVIQRHLLSDSTDPFNRSPLTSDMLIPDVELKAKIEEFIKSQELRRREGLGSQNTKDKIQTTDTTSLIE, encoded by the exons ATGGCGATGCCGAAACCCTCGAAAACACCGGCTGAAATCGAGGACATAATCCTCCGGAAAATATTTCTGGTGTCGCTCGTCGACTCAATGGAGAACGATTCTCGAGTTGTTTATCTGGAGATGACGGCGGCAGAGATCATGAGTGAGGGTAAGGAGCTCAGATTATCGCGAGAATTGATGGAGAGAGTCGTAATCGATCGGCTCTCCGGGAGCTTCCCCACCGCCGAGCCGCCGTTCCAGTATCTGGTCAACAGCTACCGCCGCGCTTACGAGGAGGGGAAGAAAATCACGTCGATGAAGGATAAGAACGTGAGGTCGGAAATGGAATTGGCGGTGAAACAAGCTAAGAAATTGGCAGTTTCCTACTGTAGGATCCATCTAGGTAATCCGGATATGTTTCCGAATCATGATAAGAACAAATCGAGTGTTTCGCCGCTGTTGCCTTTGATCTTTGCGGAGGTTGGGGGTAATCTGGATGATTTCGGTGGGAGGAGCAGTGGAGCTGCGTCTCCACCGGGTTTTATTGAGGAATTTTTTAGGGATGCTGATTATGATTCGATTGAGCCTGTTATGAAACAGTTGTATGAGGATTTGAGAGGGAGTGTTCTGAAGGTATCTGCTTTGGGGAATTTTCAGCAGCCATTAAGGGCACTGCTGCTGCTGGTGAATTATCCGGTGGGGGCGAAGGCATTGGTCAGTCATCCGTGGTGGATACCGAAGAGTGTGTATTTGAATGGGAGGGTCATGGAGATGACGAGTATACTGGGGCCGTTTTTTCATGTTAGTGCATTACCGGATCATGCTATATTCAAGAGCGACCCCGATATAGG CCAACAATGCTTCTCTGAAGCCTCTACTCGCCGCCCAGCGGATCTTCTTTCATCCTTTACAACTATCAAAACGGTTATGACCGGCTTGTATGACGGGCTGGCAGAAGTTCTTATGTGCCTCCTGAAAAATACAAACACACGTGAAAATGTTCTTGAGTACCTTGCAGAAGTAATCAACAAAAATTCTTCAAGGGGGCATTTACAG GTTGATCCTCTGTCTTGTGCTAGCTCTGGCATGTTTGTAAATCTTAGTGCAGTTATGCTTCGTCTCTGTGAGCCATTCTTGGATGCTAATATGAGTAAAAGAGACAAAATTGATCCTAAATATGTTTTCTACAGTAACCGTCTGGAATTGAG TGGATTGACTGCGTTGCATGCATCATCGGAAGAGGTATCTCAATGGTTTGAGGACAATAGTGCTAAAGTTGATACCTCGACAAATGCTGGTGATGGACAAAATCGGGTGATACGGTCTCAAGACGCCTCAAGTTCCAGCAGCAGTGCCAACACACCTTCTCTCCAAAATAATAAACCTGTTAATATAAGTGGTGAAAAAACCAAATACCCATTCATATGTGAATGCTTCTTCATGACTGCTAGGGTGCTCAACTTGGGGTTGCTAAAAGCATTTTCAGACTTCAAACACCTTGTTCAG GATATTTCTAGATGTGAAGATACTTTGTCCTCATTCAAAGCCTTGCAAGAGCAGGCTCCTTCTCCACAATTGCAGCAAGACATATCTCGCCTGGAAAAGGAAATTGAGTTATACACACAGGAAAAATTTTGTTATGAAGCTCAAATACTAAGG GATGGAACTCTTCTTCAGCGCGCATTATCTTACTACCGCTTGATGGTAATTTGGTTGGTTGGGCTAGTGGGAGGTTTTAAAATGCCTCTATCACCAACATGCCCGAAGGAATTTGCTTGTATGCCTGAGCACTTTGTAGAAGATGCCATGGAGTTGCTAATTTTTGCCTCTCGGATTCCTAGAGCTCTAGATGGGGTTATGCTG GACGATTTTATGAACTTCATCATTATGTTCATGGCCAGTCCAGAGTACATCCGTAATCCATATCTAAGGTCCAAAATGGTTGAAGTGCTGAATTGCTGGATGCCCCGGAGAAG TGGATCAAAGGCAACTGAAACTCTATTTGAAGGGCATCAGTTATCCCTTGAGTATCTAGTGAAGAATCTTCTGAAGCTTTATGTAGATATTGAATTCACTGGTTCCCACACTCAG TTCTATGACAAATTCAACATTCGTCACAACATTGCCGAACTCCTGGAGTACTTATGGCAGGTTCCTAGTCATCGAAATGTCTGGAGAAGG ATAGCTAAGGAGGAGGAGAAGGGCATCTATCTGAACTTTTTAAACTTTTTAATCAATGATAGCATCTATTTGTTAGATGAAAGTCTGAACAAAATTCTTGAACTCAAAGAACTAGAAGCTGAGATGTCTAACACTGTAGAGTGGGAAAGTAGGCCAGCCCAAGAGAGACAGGAGAGAACTCGACTTTTCCACTCTCAGGAGAAT ATTATTAGGATTGATATGAAATTGGCAAATGAAGATGTGAGCATGCTAGCATTTACATCTGAGCAGATTATATCCCCTTTCCTGCTACCGGAGATG GTTGAGAGAGTTGCCAGTATGCTGAATTACTTTTTGTTACAACTTGTGGGGCCACAAAGAAAATCTCTTAGCTTGAAAGACCCTGAGAAGTATGAGTTTCGGCCAAAACTGCTGTTAAAACAG ATTGTCACTATATATGTCAACTTAGCTAGAGGagacaaggaaaatatttttccaGCAGCCATCACAAGGGATGGTCGTTCATACAACGAACAG CTATTTGATGCTGCGTCTGATGTCTTGAGGAAAATCGGGGAAGATGCCAGGATCATACAAGAGTTTGTTGAGCTTGGCACTAAAACCAGAGTTGCAGCAGTAGAGGCCAAGGATGCTGAGGCTGCTCTTGGAGACATACCTGACGAATTCCTTGACCCAATTCAG TACACTTTAATGAAGGATCCTGTCATTTTGCCATCATCGAGAGTGATCGTGGATAGACCCGTGATCCAGAGGCATCTTTTGAGTGATAGT ACTGATCCATTTAATCGGTCTCCTCTCACATCGGACATGTTAATCCCCGACGTGGAGTTGAAGGCGAAAATCGAAGAATTTATCAAGTCACAAGAGTTGAGAAGGCGGGAAGGGTTAGGCTCGCAGAACACCAAAGACAAGATTCAAACGACCGATACTACCTCTTTAATAGAGTAG